In Persicobacter psychrovividus, the genomic window TTTTTTTCCCTGATGTTTACCAAGGGGAAATTATGAATTATTCGATTTGATATTCCTGACTACCTGTAATAATACCTCCATACAAGTTTCAAGATTCTCTTCCGAAATGCTTCTAAAACAATACTGAGAAGTGGCTTCGAAAACATCTGCCAACGGCTCCTTCAATTCCCTTCCCTGCTGTGTCAGGTAGATGAGCTTCGAACGCTTATCTTTTTGGTTGGGCACACGCACCACCAAATTTTGCTTTTCAAGGTTATCAATCAAGCTGGTGATACTCGCCCGATTTTTCATCAAA contains:
- a CDS encoding MarR family transcriptional regulator is translated as MMTDTEIMDHAVVDLRNELGSHLGQVARLSNYLLDSQFSRAGFNITREQWSLLRLLWAEDGQSQQKLADRLMKNRASITSLIDNLEKQNLVVRVPNQKDKRSKLIYLTQQGRELKEPLADVFEATSQYCFRSISEENLETCMEVLLQVVRNIKSNNS